A portion of the Cyanobium sp. PCC 7001 genome contains these proteins:
- a CDS encoding bifunctional 4-hydroxy-2-oxoglutarate aldolase/2-dehydro-3-deoxy-phosphogluconate aldolase, whose amino-acid sequence MHHQPLLVVLRADQPLELRPRLQALAALGLRHIEIAWQDHPQWVVQCLELQQAFPQLRLGAASICSVAALRMVAKAGLGFAMSPVLSPELWQESCRLGLALVPGVYTPSEVHQARSLGCPAVKLFPASSLGPSYWRQLRAPLGDLPFCIAAGGLGPEHVPLWLEAGVDAVALGGRLEDPGALESLRVLVSRLSGSGAAAATAAAATAASVPPSVPPPSHQRLH is encoded by the coding sequence TTGCACCACCAGCCTCTGCTGGTGGTGCTTCGTGCAGACCAGCCCCTCGAGCTGCGGCCCCGGCTCCAGGCCCTTGCGGCCCTGGGGCTCAGGCACATCGAGATCGCCTGGCAGGACCATCCCCAGTGGGTGGTCCAGTGCCTGGAGCTGCAGCAGGCCTTCCCGCAGCTTCGCCTCGGGGCTGCCTCGATCTGCAGTGTGGCTGCGCTGCGGATGGTGGCTAAGGCGGGGCTGGGCTTCGCCATGTCGCCCGTGCTCAGCCCGGAGCTCTGGCAGGAGTCCTGCCGGCTTGGGTTGGCACTGGTGCCCGGGGTCTACACGCCTTCGGAGGTGCACCAGGCAAGGAGTCTGGGTTGTCCGGCCGTGAAGCTGTTTCCGGCCTCGAGCCTGGGGCCGTCCTACTGGCGCCAGTTGCGCGCTCCCCTGGGGGACCTTCCGTTCTGCATCGCGGCCGGCGGCCTGGGGCCTGAGCATGTGCCGCTCTGGTTGGAGGCCGGCGTCGATGCCGTGGCGCTCGGCGGCCGCCTCGAGGATCCCGGTGCCCTGGAGAGTCTGCGGGTTCTGGTCAGCCGGCTGAGCGGCTCAGGCGCCGCCGCTGCCACCGCCGCCGCTGCCACCGCTGCTTCTGTTCCGCCCTCTGTTCCGCCCCCTTCTCACCAGAGGCTGCACTGA
- the ftsH3 gene encoding ATP-dependent zinc metalloprotease FtsH3 gives MKKRWRNAGLYVLLVVVVIAVGTAFLDRPNPANAPRTLRYSDFVEAVQDNEVSRVLISPDRGTAQVVENDGRRAMVNLAPDKDLLKLLTDHDVDIAVQPSREPAAWQQAAGSLIFPLLLLGGLFFLLRRAQGGGGNPAMSFGKSKARVQMEPQTQVTFGDVAGIEGAKLELTEVVDFLKNPDRFTAVGAKIPKGVLLVGPPGTGKTLLAKAVAGEAGVPFFSISGSEFVEMFVGVGASRVRDLFEQAKKNAPCIVFIDEIDAVGRQRGAGLGGGNDEREQTLNQLLTEMDGFEGNTGIIIVAATNRPDVLDAALMRPGRFDRQVVVDRPDYSGRLQILEVHARGKTLAKDVDLDKVARRTPGFTGADLANLLNEAAILAARRQLTEVSMDEVNDAIERVMAGPEKKDRVMSERRKRLVAYHEAGHALVGALMPDYDPVQKISIIPRGQAGGLTFFTPSEERMESGLYSRAYLQNQMAVALGGRVAEEIIYGDDEVTTGASNDLQQVARVARQMVTRFGMSEKLGPVALGRSQGGMFLGRDIAAERDFSEDTAATIDEEVSQLVEEAYRRATEVLTNNRAVLDQLADLLVEKETVDAEELQELLIHSDVRVAEYV, from the coding sequence GTGAAAAAACGCTGGCGCAACGCGGGGCTGTACGTGCTCCTGGTGGTCGTGGTGATCGCCGTGGGCACCGCCTTCCTGGATCGCCCCAATCCGGCCAACGCCCCCCGCACCCTCCGTTACAGCGACTTCGTCGAAGCCGTGCAGGACAACGAGGTGTCGCGGGTGCTGATCTCCCCCGACCGCGGCACGGCCCAGGTGGTGGAGAACGACGGCCGCCGCGCCATGGTGAACCTGGCGCCTGACAAGGACCTGCTCAAGCTGCTCACCGACCACGACGTGGACATCGCCGTGCAGCCGAGCCGTGAACCGGCGGCCTGGCAACAGGCGGCGGGCAGCCTCATCTTCCCGTTGCTGCTGCTGGGGGGGCTGTTCTTCCTGTTGCGTCGCGCCCAGGGTGGCGGCGGCAACCCCGCCATGAGCTTCGGCAAGAGCAAGGCGCGGGTGCAGATGGAACCCCAGACCCAGGTGACCTTCGGCGACGTGGCCGGCATCGAGGGCGCCAAGCTGGAGCTCACCGAGGTGGTGGACTTCCTCAAGAACCCCGACCGCTTCACGGCGGTGGGCGCCAAGATTCCCAAGGGTGTGCTGCTGGTGGGCCCTCCCGGCACCGGCAAGACCCTGCTCGCCAAGGCCGTGGCCGGTGAGGCCGGTGTGCCCTTCTTCTCGATCTCCGGCTCCGAGTTCGTGGAGATGTTCGTGGGCGTTGGCGCCAGCCGGGTGCGGGACCTGTTCGAGCAGGCCAAGAAGAACGCCCCCTGCATCGTGTTCATCGATGAAATCGATGCCGTGGGGCGCCAGCGTGGTGCCGGCCTCGGCGGCGGCAACGACGAGCGGGAGCAGACCCTGAACCAGCTCCTCACCGAAATGGACGGCTTCGAGGGCAACACCGGCATCATCATCGTGGCGGCCACCAACCGGCCCGACGTGCTCGATGCCGCCCTGATGCGTCCGGGCCGCTTCGACCGCCAGGTGGTGGTGGATCGCCCCGACTACAGCGGCCGCCTGCAGATCCTCGAGGTGCACGCCCGCGGCAAGACCCTCGCCAAGGACGTGGATCTCGACAAAGTGGCCCGCCGCACGCCGGGCTTCACCGGCGCTGACCTGGCCAACCTGCTCAACGAGGCCGCCATCCTGGCGGCACGGCGCCAGCTCACCGAGGTGTCGATGGATGAGGTGAATGACGCCATCGAGCGGGTGATGGCCGGTCCCGAGAAGAAGGACCGGGTGATGAGCGAGAGGCGCAAGCGCCTCGTGGCTTACCACGAAGCCGGCCATGCCCTGGTGGGTGCTCTCATGCCGGATTACGACCCGGTGCAGAAGATTTCGATCATTCCCCGCGGCCAGGCCGGCGGGCTCACCTTCTTCACTCCCAGCGAGGAGCGGATGGAGTCGGGCCTCTATTCCCGCGCCTATCTGCAGAACCAGATGGCCGTGGCCCTCGGCGGCCGGGTGGCCGAGGAGATCATCTACGGCGATGACGAGGTCACCACCGGTGCCTCCAACGATCTCCAGCAGGTGGCCCGGGTGGCCCGTCAGATGGTGACCCGTTTCGGCATGAGCGAAAAGCTCGGGCCCGTGGCCCTGGGCCGCAGCCAGGGCGGCATGTTCCTCGGCCGCGACATCGCCGCGGAGCGCGACTTCTCCGAAGACACTGCGGCCACCATCGATGAAGAGGTGAGCCAGCTGGTGGAGGAGGCCTACCGCCGGGCCACGGAGGTGCTCACCAACAACCGGGCCGTGCTCGATCAGCTCGCCGATCTGCTCGTGGAGAAGGAGACCGTGGACGCCGAGGAGCTGCAGGAGCTGCTCATCCACAGCGACGTCCGGGTGGCCGAATACGTCTGA
- the sat gene encoding sulfate adenylyltransferase, translating into MSTSTLAALIAPHGGTLVDLMVAEADREAVRASAGRAVECSDRNACDVELLVVGGFSPLRGFMHEEDYDAVVAGHRTTSGLLFGLPIVFDTDDETIAIGDRLLLTYRGQDLAVLTVESKWEPDKAREAQGCYGTTSIEHPAVRMISGERGRFYLGGQVQGLALPERVFPCKTPAEVRATLPAGQSVVAFQCRNPIHRAHYELFTRALDAANVSDQAVVLVHPTCGPTQDDDIAGAVRFQTYERLAAEVNNPRIRWAYLPYSMHMAGPREALQHMIIRKNYGCTHFIIGRDMAGCKSSLTGSDFYGPYQAQDFARDNAPELGMETVPSLNLVYTEEEGYVTAEHAEARGLHVRKLSGTQFRQMLRGGEEIPEWFAFRSVVEVLRAAA; encoded by the coding sequence ATGTCCACCTCCACCTTGGCCGCTCTGATTGCTCCCCACGGCGGCACCCTGGTGGATCTGATGGTGGCGGAGGCCGACCGGGAGGCGGTGCGCGCCTCCGCCGGCCGAGCGGTGGAGTGCAGCGATCGCAACGCCTGCGACGTGGAGCTTCTGGTGGTGGGGGGCTTCTCGCCCCTGCGGGGCTTCATGCACGAGGAGGACTACGACGCCGTGGTGGCGGGTCACCGCACCACCAGCGGTCTCCTGTTCGGGCTGCCGATCGTGTTCGACACCGACGACGAGACCATCGCCATCGGTGATCGGCTCCTGCTCACCTACCGGGGCCAGGATCTGGCGGTGCTCACGGTGGAGAGCAAGTGGGAGCCTGACAAGGCCCGCGAGGCCCAGGGCTGCTACGGCACCACCTCCATCGAGCATCCCGCCGTGCGGATGATCAGCGGCGAGCGCGGCCGCTTCTACCTCGGCGGCCAGGTGCAGGGTCTGGCTCTGCCGGAGCGGGTGTTCCCCTGCAAGACCCCCGCCGAAGTGCGCGCCACCCTGCCGGCTGGCCAGAGCGTGGTGGCATTCCAGTGCCGCAACCCCATTCACCGCGCCCACTACGAGCTGTTCACCCGGGCCCTCGACGCCGCCAACGTGAGCGATCAGGCCGTGGTGCTGGTGCATCCAACCTGTGGTCCGACCCAGGACGACGACATCGCCGGGGCGGTGCGCTTCCAGACCTACGAGCGCCTGGCCGCCGAGGTGAACAACCCCCGCATCCGCTGGGCCTACCTGCCCTACTCGATGCACATGGCCGGCCCCCGCGAGGCCCTGCAGCACATGATCATCCGCAAGAACTACGGCTGCACCCACTTCATCATCGGCCGCGACATGGCGGGCTGCAAGTCGAGCCTCACCGGCAGCGACTTCTACGGCCCCTACCAGGCCCAGGACTTCGCCCGGGACAACGCCCCCGAGCTCGGCATGGAGACGGTGCCCTCGCTCAACCTCGTCTACACCGAGGAGGAGGGCTACGTGACGGCGGAGCACGCCGAGGCCCGCGGGCTCCACGTGCGCAAGCTCAGCGGCACCCAGTTCCGCCAGATGCTGCGCGGCGGCGAGGAGATCCCCGAGTGGTTCGCGTTCCGTAGTGTGGTGGAAGTGCTGCGGGCCGCGGCCTGA
- the psbO gene encoding photosystem II manganese-stabilizing polypeptide, with product MRFRPLLALALALCLTLVTACSGGAKAVDRANLTYEDIHNTGLANDCPTLPDSARGSIALDGSGSYSLREICMHPSEVYVKGEPANKRQEAQFVAGKILTRFTTSLDQVYGDLRVEGDDLRFQEQGGLDFQLITVLLPGGEEVPFVFSSKELEAKADGAAISTSTDFKGSYRVPSYRTSNFLDPKGRGLTTGYSSAVGLVPAGDDFTGETVKRYLDGKGTMELSITKVDGNTGEFAGVFTAVQPSDTDMGTKNALDVKITGQLYGRLEKA from the coding sequence ATGCGTTTTCGTCCTCTGCTGGCCCTCGCGCTGGCGCTGTGTCTGACCCTGGTGACCGCCTGCAGCGGTGGGGCCAAGGCCGTGGATCGCGCCAACCTCACCTACGAAGACATCCACAACACGGGTCTGGCCAATGACTGCCCGACCCTGCCCGATTCCGCCCGCGGCTCCATCGCCCTGGATGGCTCCGGCTCCTACAGCCTCCGCGAGATCTGCATGCATCCCAGCGAGGTGTATGTGAAGGGTGAGCCCGCCAACAAGCGCCAGGAGGCGCAGTTCGTGGCCGGCAAGATCCTCACCCGCTTCACCACCAGCCTGGATCAGGTCTACGGCGATCTGCGCGTGGAGGGCGATGACCTCCGCTTCCAGGAGCAGGGCGGGCTGGATTTCCAGCTGATCACCGTGCTGCTGCCCGGAGGCGAGGAGGTGCCCTTCGTGTTCTCCAGCAAGGAGCTGGAGGCCAAGGCTGACGGTGCCGCCATCAGCACCAGCACCGACTTCAAGGGCTCCTACCGCGTTCCCAGCTACCGCACCTCCAACTTCCTTGATCCCAAGGGCCGGGGCCTCACCACCGGCTACAGCTCGGCCGTGGGCCTGGTCCCCGCCGGTGACGACTTCACCGGCGAAACGGTCAAGCGCTACCTGGATGGCAAGGGCACCATGGAGCTCTCGATCACCAAGGTGGATGGCAACACCGGCGAATTCGCCGGCGTGTTCACGGCCGTCCAGCCCTCCGACACCGACATGGGCACCAAGAACGCCCTCGACGTGAAGATCACCGGCCAGCTCTATGGCCGCCTGGAGAAGGCCTGA